CCTTCAGCTTGAGGCCACGGTGGATGATCTCCTCTTTACCATCCATGCCCACCCGACTCTCTGGGAGGGCATGGCGGATGCGGTGGCGGGGGTGCGGGGACTGGCAGTGAATTTCTGAAGCTGCTCGGAGCAGTATGCTTCCTTGTCCGGTTCTCCAACTTGGCACGACCGACTACGCCCGCGCAGGGGACCTCCAGCGGCGATTGGTCGAACTGCGCAAGGCTGAGGCCATCCCGGATGTCTTGCTTTTGTGCGAGCATCCGCACGTCATCACCCTGGGACGGAATGCCCGGCGGGAGAACCTGCGGCTGCCCGAGGAGGAACTGGCGCGGCGCGGCGTTGAGGTCCACGCCACGGATCGGGGCGGTGACGTTACCTATCACGGTCCCGGGCAGCTCGTTGGCTACCCCATTATGGATTTGAAGCAGGTCAAGCGAGACGTCGCCGCCTATATGCGCTCGCTCGAAGAGGTTTTGATCCGGGTGGCGAGCGATTTTGGGCTCCTCGCCGGGCGCCTCCCCGGCCTGACCGGCGTCTGGGTGGGCGGCGAGAAGCTGGCCGCGATGGGTGTTCATATCAGCCGCTGGGTGACCTCCCACGGCTTTGCCCTGAACGTGAATACGGATCTCAAGTACTTCGATCTTATCGTTCCCTGCGGCCTCGCCGCCCGGCGCGCCACCTCCCTCGAAGCCCTTCTCGGCCAACGAGTGGAGATGGCCGAGGTCGAGTCCAGCGTCGTCGAACATTTTGCAGAAGTTTTTGTCCGGGAGACCTGCCCGGCTCGAAGCCATGATCCGGAGGAATGGCTTGCCCGTCACGCTCACCAAATCGCAACATCTTGAGCTGTACTACTACATGAAGCTCAACCGCATGGTCGAGCAGCAACTGACGAATTTGTATCGCCAGGGCAAGGTGGTCGGTGGACTCTATTCCAGCCTGGGTCAGGAAGCCATCTCCGTCGGTTGCGCTTATGCCCTCGGTCCGGAGGATTACTTGGCGCCCATGATTCGCAACCAGGGAGCGGTGATGGTCAAAGGCTTCCGGCCGCGCGACCTTTTCACACAATACATGGCCCGCGCTACCGGGCCCACCGGCGGCCGCGACAGCAGCTCACATTTTGGCGACCTGGGTCGGCGCAAGGTGGTTGCCCCCATCAGCATGCTGGGCGATCTCATCCCCGTCCTGGCCGGCGTCGCTCTGGCGGCGCGCTACCTTGGCAAAAAGATCGTCACCCTCACCTGGATTGGCGATGGCGGTTCTTCGACCGGAGCTTTTCACGAAGGCCTCAATTTTGCCGCCGTCCAGCGCCTGCCCCTGGTCGTGGTGCTCGAAAATAACCAGTGGGCCTATTCGACCCCGGTTTCCAAACAATCGCTCCTCAAGGATTTTGCCGACAAGGCAAAGGCTTACGGCATTCCGGGCGTCGTGGTGGACGGAAACGACGTGGTCGCCGTCTATGGCGTCGCCAAAGAGGCAGTGGATCGCGCCCGCGCCGGCCACGGGCCGACCTTGATTGAGGCCAAGACGATGCGCATGAAGGGCCACGCCGAGCACGATGACGCCGCCTACGTCCCCAAGGCAGTCTTGGAAGAATGGAAGAAGAAGGACCCGATCGAGCGGTATGAAAAGTTTCTTGCCTCGAAGAAGATCATGGCGGAAGCAGAAAAAAGGGATATCGTGGCCCGCATCGAGCGCGAGTTGAAGGAGGATTTGGATTTTGCCGAGAAGAGTCCCTTTCCCGACCCGGCCACGCAACAGCAGGGGGTTTATTGCGAAGCGGGCTGTCACGAGATTCGACCGGACTGGGCCGAGCCGGTGAAGAAGGTACGGGCGGAGCCGGTACTGGTAACGAACAACCCCCCAAAGCGTGGCATCAAAAAGGGCTAACCCTAATGTTCCGAAATTCGAAATTCGAAACTCGAAACTCGAAAATCGAGAGCCCCAACTTTCAGGTTTTGTCGAATTTCGAGTTTCGAATGACGAGTTTCGAAGGTTAGTGGCGGTCAAAGCGACCATGGCAGCGGTTACCTATCTCGAAGCCATTCGCCAGGGCATCTGGGAGGAGATGGCGCGCGACCCGAGCGTCATCCTCATCGGGGAGGATATCGGCGTCTATGGCGGGGCTTTCAAGGTAACCGCCGGGATGCTCGAGCAATTTGGCGAAGAGCGCGTGATCGATACGCCGATCGCGGAGTCGGCGATCGTCGGGGCGGCGATTGGCGCCTCCTATCTCGGCCTGCGCCCGGTGGCGGAGATGCAGTTCATGGACTTCATCGCCTGCGCCTTCAACCAGATCACGAATTTTGCCGCCAGGTCGCATTACCGCTGGAACGCTCCGGTGCCGATTGTCATTCGCGGGCCCTC
This genomic stretch from Candidatus Acidiferrales bacterium harbors:
- the lipB gene encoding lipoyl(octanoyl) transferase LipB, which translates into the protein MSEAARSSMLPCPVLQLGTTDYARAGDLQRRLVELRKAEAIPDVLLLCEHPHVITLGRNARRENLRLPEEELARRGVEVHATDRGGDVTYHGPGQLVGYPIMDLKQVKRDVAAYMRSLEEVLIRVASDFGLLAGRLPGLTGVWVGGEKLAAMGVHISRWVTSHGFALNVNTDLKYFDLIVPCGLAARRATSLEALLGQRVEMAEVESSVVEHFAEVFVRETCPARSHDPEEWLARHAHQIATS
- a CDS encoding transketolase C-terminal domain-containing protein, which produces MAVKATMAAVTYLEAIRQGIWEEMARDPSVILIGEDIGVYGGAFKVTAGMLEQFGEERVIDTPIAESAIVGAAIGASYLGLRPVAEMQFMDFIACAFNQITNFAARSHYRWNAPVPIVIRGPSGGGVHGGPFHSQNPEMYFVHTPGLKVVCPATAYDAKGLIKAAIRDNNPVLFFEHKFLYRRIKEELPKEDYLVPLGKAALRREGKDITVVTYAAMVHTALEAAEKLAEEG
- a CDS encoding thiamine pyrophosphate-dependent dehydrogenase E1 component subunit alpha, producing the protein MPVTLTKSQHLELYYYMKLNRMVEQQLTNLYRQGKVVGGLYSSLGQEAISVGCAYALGPEDYLAPMIRNQGAVMVKGFRPRDLFTQYMARATGPTGGRDSSSHFGDLGRRKVVAPISMLGDLIPVLAGVALAARYLGKKIVTLTWIGDGGSSTGAFHEGLNFAAVQRLPLVVVLENNQWAYSTPVSKQSLLKDFADKAKAYGIPGVVVDGNDVVAVYGVAKEAVDRARAGHGPTLIEAKTMRMKGHAEHDDAAYVPKAVLEEWKKKDPIERYEKFLASKKIMAEAEKRDIVARIERELKEDLDFAEKSPFPDPATQQQGVYCEAGCHEIRPDWAEPVKKVRAEPVLVTNNPPKRGIKKG